The genomic region CTCATGGAAACGGAAAAAGGGAAAAGGGTAAAGATCAGGTACAAGTGCAAACTGGAGGACGGCCGGGTCTACCTTGTGGGTGAACGGAACACCCTGGAGTTTCTCGTCGGTTCAGGGCGAGTCCCCAAGACGCTGGAGGCGGGGCTTTTAGGGATGCAGCAGGGGGACCATCGCGTGGTACGGGTCCCCGCCGCCGAAGCGGAGCTCTTCCCTTTCCCCAAGGGGTCACACTTTGCCTTCAGCACCGGCACGGCCCCCGGCATAGCCTACGATTTCGGCCCCGGGGCGGGAGGGGACGTCTCCCTCTCCATCCCCGGAAACCGCGATTATCGCGAGCCGCTTCCTTCCGGCGCCGACGTCCTGTTCGAGG from Citrifermentans bremense harbors:
- a CDS encoding FKBP-type peptidyl-prolyl cis-trans isomerase; translated protein: METEKGKRVKIRYKCKLEDGRVYLVGERNTLEFLVGSGRVPKTLEAGLLGMQQGDHRVVRVPAAEAELFPFPKGSHFAFSTGTAPGIAYDFGPGAGGDVSLSIPGNRDYREPLPSGADVLFEVEMLSVQDEVTSFPSRS